From a single Oncorhynchus nerka isolate Pitt River linkage group LG11, Oner_Uvic_2.0, whole genome shotgun sequence genomic region:
- the enam gene encoding enamelin isoform X1: MISVVLLMCLLGFSLAAPTPDSGSDEQVAAHANEALRWMELYRMYGSLGQLAAPAQPPMLNAPAAAPAAPAQDPKFFYPPPPMNSDEEAPVPRYGGYGGYYPYPGLAAPAAPAVPLNSDEVGEDEAATEAEAEPAVDHAAEEPAVVDTAAPVDPADAAPVDPAVDVPIDVVIPAAIDIPATVATDIIVVDPALIAPIDTIGVAGPLDPTLPVM; encoded by the exons ATGATATCTGTGGTGCTATTGATGTGCCTGCTGGGCTTCTCCCTGGCTGCTCCA ACTCCTGATAGTGGAAGCGATGAG CAGGTTGCAGCACATGCCAACGAGGCCCTGAGATGGATGGAGCTCTACAGAATGTATGGTTCCCTCGGACAACTG GCTGCACCAGCTCAGCCCCCAATG TTGAATGCGCCTGCTGCAGCCCCTGCTGCCCCAGCTCAAGACCCCAAATTCTTCTACCCACCACCACCAATGAACTCAGATGAAGAGGCCCCAGTG CCCCGCTATGGCGGCTATGGCGGATATTATCCCTATCCTGGCCTGGCTGCCCCTGCTGCCCCTGCCGTCCCTCTGAACTCTGACGAGGTTGGAGAGGACGAGGCTGCCACTGAAGCCGAGGCTGAGCCAGCAGTGGACCACGCAGCTGAGGAACCAGCAGTTGTGGATACCGCCGCCCCAGTAGACCCAGCTGATGCAGCCCCTGTCGACCCAGCCGTGGATGTACCTATCGATGTTGTTATACCCGCTGCCATCGACATCCCTGCCACCGTTGCCACTGACATCATTGTCGTCGATCCTGCTCTCATAGCGCCAATCGACACCATCGGGGTGGCTGGGCCTTTAGACCCCACCCTCCCTGTTATGTAG
- the enam gene encoding enamelin isoform X2, producing the protein MISVVLLMCLLGFSLAAPTPDSGSDEVAAHANEALRWMELYRMYGSLGQLAAPAQPPMLNAPAAAPAAPAQDPKFFYPPPPMNSDEEAPVPRYGGYGGYYPYPGLAAPAAPAVPLNSDEVGEDEAATEAEAEPAVDHAAEEPAVVDTAAPVDPADAAPVDPAVDVPIDVVIPAAIDIPATVATDIIVVDPALIAPIDTIGVAGPLDPTLPVM; encoded by the exons ATGATATCTGTGGTGCTATTGATGTGCCTGCTGGGCTTCTCCCTGGCTGCTCCA ACTCCTGATAGTGGAAGCGATGAG GTTGCAGCACATGCCAACGAGGCCCTGAGATGGATGGAGCTCTACAGAATGTATGGTTCCCTCGGACAACTG GCTGCACCAGCTCAGCCCCCAATG TTGAATGCGCCTGCTGCAGCCCCTGCTGCCCCAGCTCAAGACCCCAAATTCTTCTACCCACCACCACCAATGAACTCAGATGAAGAGGCCCCAGTG CCCCGCTATGGCGGCTATGGCGGATATTATCCCTATCCTGGCCTGGCTGCCCCTGCTGCCCCTGCCGTCCCTCTGAACTCTGACGAGGTTGGAGAGGACGAGGCTGCCACTGAAGCCGAGGCTGAGCCAGCAGTGGACCACGCAGCTGAGGAACCAGCAGTTGTGGATACCGCCGCCCCAGTAGACCCAGCTGATGCAGCCCCTGTCGACCCAGCCGTGGATGTACCTATCGATGTTGTTATACCCGCTGCCATCGACATCCCTGCCACCGTTGCCACTGACATCATTGTCGTCGATCCTGCTCTCATAGCGCCAATCGACACCATCGGGGTGGCTGGGCCTTTAGACCCCACCCTCCCTGTTATGTAG
- the LOC115137680 gene encoding AT-rich interactive domain-containing protein 1A-like isoform X1, which translates to MKITIMCLCLVSSISAAPRQPFFNYLPHYGDPRQSGPPTQVNEGLYPAGQPYYPQPGLNGPVSMEIVFPQRFPGWSTGGQINGPQSYPSQAYIKYSLPKAPGRKSVEIYYPYDFVQQKVMPNIPQMPQIPNLFQYEYQPQTVPQQRPNIPFPPYNSQLPHSQDPLQPAEQEQPMQTGQVPHVQP; encoded by the exons ATGAAGATCACCATTATGTGCCTTTGTTTGGTCAGCTCAATATCTGCTGCTCCA CGTCAACCTTTCTTCAATTACTTGCCCCACTATGGGGATCCAAGGCAATCAGGACCACCCACACAA GTGAATGAAGGCCTCTACCCAGCAGGCCAGCCTTACTACCCTCAGCCTGGACTCAACGGCCCTGTCAGCATGGAAATA GTGTTTCCACAGAGATTCCCTGGATGGTCTACTGGTGGCCAGATCAATGGACCC CAGTCCTATCCCTCTCAAGCCTACATCAAATATTCCCTACCTAAGGCCCCAGGAAGAAAGAGTGTAGAAATT TACTACCCCTATGACTTTGTGCAGCAAAAG gtGATGCCAAATATCCCTCAGATGCCACAGATTCCAAAC CTGTTCCAATATGAATACCAACCACAAACTGTGCCACAGCAAAGACCCAAT ATCCCATTCCCACCATACAACTCTCAACTTCCTCATTCCCAGGATCCTTTGCAGCCAGCTGAGCAGGAGCAGCCAATGCAGACAGGCCAG GTACCTCATGTGCAACCATAG
- the LOC115137680 gene encoding AT-rich interactive domain-containing protein 1A-like isoform X2, translated as MKITIMCLCLVSSISAAPRQPFFNYLPHYGDPRQSGPPTQVNEGLYPAGQPYYPQPGLNGPVSMEIVFPQRFPGWSTGGQINGPSYPSQAYIKYSLPKAPGRKSVEIYYPYDFVQQKVMPNIPQMPQIPNLFQYEYQPQTVPQQRPNIPFPPYNSQLPHSQDPLQPAEQEQPMQTGQVPHVQP; from the exons ATGAAGATCACCATTATGTGCCTTTGTTTGGTCAGCTCAATATCTGCTGCTCCA CGTCAACCTTTCTTCAATTACTTGCCCCACTATGGGGATCCAAGGCAATCAGGACCACCCACACAA GTGAATGAAGGCCTCTACCCAGCAGGCCAGCCTTACTACCCTCAGCCTGGACTCAACGGCCCTGTCAGCATGGAAATA GTGTTTCCACAGAGATTCCCTGGATGGTCTACTGGTGGCCAGATCAATGGACCC TCCTATCCCTCTCAAGCCTACATCAAATATTCCCTACCTAAGGCCCCAGGAAGAAAGAGTGTAGAAATT TACTACCCCTATGACTTTGTGCAGCAAAAG gtGATGCCAAATATCCCTCAGATGCCACAGATTCCAAAC CTGTTCCAATATGAATACCAACCACAAACTGTGCCACAGCAAAGACCCAAT ATCCCATTCCCACCATACAACTCTCAACTTCCTCATTCCCAGGATCCTTTGCAGCCAGCTGAGCAGGAGCAGCCAATGCAGACAGGCCAG GTACCTCATGTGCAACCATAG